The genome window AACCTGCTAACATAGAGAAATTTTTTGCGGGTATAACGGATTCAAATGCACAAGGAAATGCAAAAAGAGGGATACTAGACGAGATATCGAAAGGTTTAGAAAATACTGTTTCGTGGTTTTTATCGCAAATGCCTCCCCTGTATCTGTGGTCAACCTCGCAAAATGCAATAATGGATGACATACTAGAAATAGTTTCAGGCAAAGTTCTTGCAGAAAAACAAGTTGCAGAAAGATTTTCTGCTTCTTCACAGACAATTACTTTAATCGCTCCCGGCGAACATTCCTCAGCAACAGTAAAAATAGCTTCCCTTTTATATCGTCATCATGCTAAAAATGCTAGATTATTTAACACTTTGGATAAAAAAATTGGTTTATGTGAACTTTACCAAGCTCCTTATAACAATTCTTCTACTTGGGAATCTAAAATAGCCCAAGAAAAACTTGCTGCATTAAAAACAATTTTAGCAAATAAATCCAAAATTATGGTCGACGCCTTTATTCAATCTTTGGACAAGGATTATGTTGAAATAGCAACTGTAAAACAAATAGCTATTGCTTACGAAGCTGTAAATTATAACATTGAAAATGAAAATACGTTTGTAAATTTAACTACTATTGTTGATGAGCAAACAAAAGATGCGCGTGTAAGGGTAGATATCTGCTTAAAGCATTTTCCAGTCAATGCAGCTATGGAAAATATCATTGGTATTTTTACTAGATATAATTTTCAAGTGAGAAGACTTCTTGCTAATGAAATAAATATGCCAAACAATCAAAAATTTACAGTTCTGCATCTGATAGCGGCTAGTCCTACTGGCGAAGTAATTACAGATAATATGAAAGCTTGGGGAAAAGTTTTAAAAAGTTTAAAAACTCTTTCCTATGTTGATCATGGAGATGAATTTTCCAATTTATTATTAGGTGACAGTCCATTCAGTCTTAACGAAACAAACCTTGTAAGGGCAATGGCAAATTGGGCTCATATTTTCTTAACTAAGCAAAACCCTTATTACTATTCAACAGATAGAGTATCAAAAGTCATTGCAAATAATTTTAATTACATGGAATACTGTATCCGTTACTTTAGAGCTAGATTCGATCCTCGCTTTGAAGGAGATAGAAAAAAAGAAGCTGCAGTTTTTTATGATTATATCAAAGCAATATATTCTGATTTAAATGATATTGTTGAAAAAAATATTCTAAAAGAAGGCTTAAACTTTTTATCCCATATTTTAAAAACAAATTATTTTTTAATATCAAAAGGTGGTTTGACCTTTCGTATGGATCCTACCATTTTAGATAAACAATATTATCCAGAAACTCCTTATGGTATTTTTTACATGATAGGCAGAAACTTCAGAGCATTCCAAGTTCGCTATCGTGATATTTCGCGCGGCGGTATGCGCGTTGTTATGCCAAGAAATTCTGGCGATTATGAAAACGCATTGGCAGGTGTTTTTGATGAAGTTAACGGTTTAGCTTCAGCTCAACAACTTAAAAATAAAGATATACCTGAGGGCGGAAGCAAATGTGTGATGGTTGTCCGTCCTGGCGGGGATAAAAATGAAGCAGTAAAAGCAGCTATTTCAGGGTTATTAGACTTAATAGTAACCGATCCTAAAACTGGTGTGCTCGCTGATGGTATTATTGATTACTACGGTAAAGATGAAATTATTTATCTTGGGCCAGATGAAAATTTAACTGATGATCTCATAGTTTGGATCATTCAACATGCATTGCATAGGAAATATAAATACGCTTATGCGTTCATGTCATCAAAACCAGATTTTGGTATAAACCATAAAACTTACGGTGTTACTTCTGAAGGTGTGAATGTCTATGTTGATAATGTGCTTCGTTATTTAGGATTACAAAATTCTAACTTCAGAGTTAAAATGACAGGTGGACCTGATGGGGATGTCGCTGGAAATGAATTGAACATTTTATACCGCGAATATGGTGAACGTTGTCGAGTTATTGCCATAGGTGATGGTTTTGGGGCGGCTTATGATCCGAAAGGATTAAACTGGCAAGAATTGCTTAGATTATTTAAAGAATCAAAATCAATTGTTGAATTTAATCCTAATAAACTTAGCGGAGATTCTAAGGCATTTGTAATCGCAGCAAATTCGAAAGAAAATACAAGAATTAGAGATAGTTTATATGCAACTGCAGAAGCCGAAATTTTTATTCCTGCAGGAGGCAGACCTTATACAGTGAAAGAAAGTAACTGGGATAAATATTTATTACCAAATGGAAGACCTAGTTCTCTTGCGATTGTAGAAGGGGCAAACATTTTCTTTACAAAAGAAGCGAGACAAAAAATTGTTGATAGTGGAGTTGTTGTCATTAAAGACAGTTCTGCTAATAAAGCTGGTGTAAGTTGTTCTTCCTATGAAATAATTGCTTGTTTAACAATTCTTCCAGAAGAATTTGCTGAAATAAAAGATATTTATGTTAAGCAAGTTTTAGACATAATTAGAAGAAATGCAGACTTAGAAGCTAAACTCTTATTCAGAGAGTGGTTAAAAAATAAAAATGAAACAGATTTAGTTAAATTAAGCTATGAAATTTCTGCTGAAATAAATCAAGCAAAAGATATATTATTAAATAAATTAAATGAACTTAATGATGAAGAATTATCTGCTGGTAAGTTTACTTTTGTTTTAATGAAACACTGTCCTAAAATTCTTGTCGAAAAATATAAAGACAGAATTCTAAATAGGTTACCAAGAGCGCACAAAATTGCTATATTGAGTGCACACATGGCAAGCCATGTTATTTATAGAGAAGGACTTAATTGGCTAGAATCAATGGAAACAGAGCAAATTTTTAAAGTAGCTCTTGATTACATTGAAGCAGAACGTAACATTGAGAAAATGGTTGCTGAGTTGCAACAAAGTAACCTATCATTTAAAGAAGAAATAGTTGAAGTATTAAAAGTCGCTGGTGCTAAATACCTCGCATCGAGTAAAGCATAAAAATTAAGCTTGGCGACTTACTACAAAAGGAGTGCGCTTTGCTTAATTCAATTACTAAAAAAAATATTTTTTTTATATTATCTTTGTTAGGTTGTTTGTTAATTCTAATTCCTTATTTAATTCCTATATTAATAGGAATTTCATTAGCATATTTATATGAACCTCTTTTAGAAAAAATTATTTTAAAATATGAATTAAAAAAACAAATTTGGAAAGTTATTATAAGCTTGTTTTTAGTTATTTTAACTCTTGCTGCAATTATTGCTCCTTTTTTAACTCTTATTTCTTCTGGGTTTCAAGAATTGAGTGCATTAATAAATTCATTGGATACTGATTTTAAAAATCCTAATTTTATAAAAGAATCTTCTGATAATTTAAGTGTTTTTTTAGATAAATTTTCAATTCACTACACTTCAGATGAATTACTACTAAAAGGAACAGAAGTTTTAAAGAAAGCAGGTACTTTTTTAGTTTCATGGTTTGGTACAGCAATTACTGGTACACCTGGAATGATGCTAAAATTTATGATTTTCATTTTAACTTGGTTTTTCTTTTTACTTTATGGCAAACATTATAGAAATATTATCTTACCAAAATTAATCCCTTGGGAAAAAGAACGAATCATCATAGGAAATAGTATATCAGCAGTTTTAAAAGCTTTAATAGTGGCAAATGTTTTAGTTTCTTCTTTACAAGCAATATTAATAACTTCTTCTCTAGCTTTTTTTGGAATTCCAAGATTTGCTTTATTAGGAATTATAGCTTTTTTTTCTTCCTTTATACCTATCATTGGCACAGCTCCAATTATGCTCGGAGCTGCTGCTTGGTGTTATTTTAGCCAAGAACGACTCGGTGCTTCAATTGGTATTATTTTATGTTCTGTTTTAATAAGTGTTGTCGACAATTTAATGCGTCCTTTATTAATGAAAGGAGGTGTAAACTTGAACTTCTTCTGGATGTTTTTAGCTATTCTTGGTGGTATGTCTCAATTTGGAATAACAGGAGCTGTCCTTGGACCTGCTTTTTTCACACTTTTTATTGCGTTCTTAAAGGATGAAGAAAATGATAGTAATGCAGAAATGGTACAACAAATAGATGAAAATCCTCCCAATCCTTGATCAATATCGCCTTATTTAAATTAAATGATTAAATTATTTTCTTTTTTTCCTCTCTCCTGTAAGTAAGACTAGTTACTTGTTTATGGATGACGTAGGGCACTTTTTTTAAACTATGGGTTCGTAATGATCAGTAAAAATAAGAAAAATAAGATACTTTTTCAAGATGCTTCGTTTGTACTAGAAGATAACTTTCCTTCTCAATACTTTGGAGTAGCTATTTTTGATATAGATGGAGATAATGATCCGGAAATCTTGGTTGCGAATGCTAGCGGAAGTAATATCATTTACAAGTATAATCAAGAATCCCAAACATTTATAAATATAGCCCCTGAAAATTTTCAAGCAAAAAAGCTAGCAACAATTAGTATATGTGTTGGAGATTTTTTAGGTAATGGTACTCCTGCTATCTATATGCTTCATTCTGATACTTTTTCGGGTATGAAAACACAATATGATAGTCTCTTCATTCCTATACAAGTATCAGATAATAAAATACTTTTAAAAGATTTCTTAGGGAAAAAATCACAGTTGAGTAACCCATATGCTGGTCGTAGCGTTGCCGCTGTAGATTATAACGGCGATGGTAAGCATGCATTTTATGTTGTGAATTATAATGCACCAAGCTTATTTTATAGTTATGATCAAGAAAAACAGCAAGTTGAAGAGCTATCCATGCAACTTGGTATCAGACAATTTGCTGGTGGAAGAAGTGTTTTAGCTCAATACATCACTAATAATAATGCATTAGATATTTTTGTAGGAAATGAGAATGACCCTAATGCGCTATTTTCAAAACAAAATGAAAAAGAATATGTTGAAATAGCTTCAAAGTATGAGCTCACAGATAAAGACAACCATGCAAGGGGAGTTGCTGTAGCCGATTTTGAAGGTAATGGAAGGGCAGATCTGGTAATTGGAACTTGGGAAGGTGAAAATTCAATTTTCTTTCAATCAGAAAATGGTGAATTTGAAAATCTTTCTCCAGCTTTATTTTGTGAACCGCGAAGTATTCGAAGTGTTATTGTTGCTGATTTTGATAATGATGGAAATGAAGAAATTTTTATCAATACAAACAGAAATAAAAATAAAATGCTTAGGTATCTTGGAAATAAAGAATGGGAGGAATTAGATATTGGTGCTTTGGCAAGTAAACAGATCAATGGAACAGGTGCTGCAATAGGAGATCTGACTGGTAATGGTTTTTTAGATATTTTTATAGCAGTTGGTGATTTATTGCCTGGGGAAAATAAACTTTTTCTTGGGGTTCCAAATGGAAACCATTGGCTACGAATTCAGCCTCTTACAAAAAATGGTTTTCCTGCTTTAGGAGCTAAAGTCAGATTGTATGTAAAAAATTTCAAAACTCAAACTAAATTTATATGTTCTGGAAGTGGGTATTTATGCCAAATGGAGCCTGTAGCGCATTTTGGTCTTGGATTAAAAGAACCAATTATTGAAAAAATTGAAATTATTTGGCCAGGTAATGGTGCGGATACTCCTCCGACCAGAATCATCCCCGGAAGTCAGATTAAATATAATTCTTTTATTCAAATACCATTTCCAAAGGTTTAAGAAAGAAAATTTAAATGGATTTGTCGACTACTCAGAAACTAGATATTGAATATCAATCAGCACTAAATTATTGTTTTACTATACTCCCTAATGTTTCAAGATCTTTTGCGATAGGTATTGAATTTTTAACTGGAGAACTTCAAAATTCTGTGCTTATAGGTTATTTGTTGTGTAGAATTATAGATACAATTGAAGATGATAAAGATCTGGATATCGCTTTAAAACATAAATTTTTGCAAGAGTTTCCTAAATGCTTTGAGAATGATTCCATTCTGATTGAGTATCAATATCTCGCAAAAAAACTGACTGGTGATAAACAGCATACAAATTTGCTAGAAAACATTGATAAAGTATTTTGTGTTTTTAAAAATTTAACAGAAGATTCAAAAATTGTTTTAAAAAAATGTGTTATAGAAATGGCCTATGGTATGGCTGATTTTGTTAGCCGTTATCCAAATGGAATAAGAATATCTTCTGTAGAAGAATATAAAAAATATTGTTATTATGTTGCTGGTACTGTTGGTGTTTTATTGACTGACCTTTGGTCTATTCATGGACGTTGTATTTCTAAGCAAAATTTACAATTATTAAATAAAAATTCCATTCTTTTTGGTGAGGCTTTACAAACTGTAAATATATTAAAAGATATAGTTTGGGATGCTAAAAATGAAAATTCAATTTATATCCCAGAAAGTTTATTAAGAAAACATGGTCTTGATCATTCAAACTTTTTGCTTCCAGAAAAAGAACAGCAATCTTTTTCTGCTATAAATGAAATGCTAATTCTTGCTAATGATGATGTTAATTACTCTTTAGATTATGTTCGAAAGTTACCATTAGCTAATTTTCGAATAAGGTTTTTTTGTATTTTTCCTTTGCTTTTAGCTATTGCTACATTGCGCGAAATTCGTAAATCAGAGAATATTATTTTTTCTGGAAAGAATATTAAAGTTTCGAGGAAGCAAGTTATATTTATAAAATACTATTCAATTCTCGCTTCCCTTTTCAATTTTTTATTGGCTGAAAATGTCGTAAATAAAATTTATTTTTTAAAGTAACAGATTTTTCCTTGACATGTAAATGAAAAGTTAATAATATCTTTTTATCCTGTAAAATAAAAATCCTAAAAAGTGAGAAACTTATGAAAAAAATAACTTCCTTGACCATATTTGTCTCAATCTGTTCAATATTTTTTTCTTCATTAGCACAGGCTCAATATTTTAAACCTTCAATAGATGGTTCATGGCTTTATTCTGTCAACAATAAAACAATCGTAGCTGATAGTGGCATATTTTGTAGTTGTCTTATTAAGCCTAAAATGTGTAAAAAAAAGATATATTAAGCAAAGAATAAATATTGCACTTTATTGACATGTTTCTTTGAACTCGGCTATTTTTTTTAGTATTCTTATGAATAAACTTAAACTGAGAAAAAAGATGAGTTCAAATACTTTTAGTTATTGTGAAAATCTTAAAACCAATAATTTTTCATGTATCCAAGAATTTGGAATCTTCCTTGCAATCAAAAAAAATGATTTTACAATTGTTTCTGTTTCAGAAAATATTTCATTCATTGCTAATTTAAAAGCTTTAGATTTAATTGGAAAAGATCTAACACTTTTTATTTGTGATAAGAGTAAGGAAAAAATTAACAAAATAAAGTCCAATTTAGAAGAAACTAGTGTTAATTTAAATTACTACGTTTCAGATATTTCTTTTTGTTTCTCTAAAAATTCAAAAACATTAAAAGAATGTTATTTTTATCAAAAAGATACTTTAATTATTGTAGAAGTCTTTAATGAATATAATTCAAAAGAAAATGAAATTATAACTAGTCTAGTATCAAATTTTAATAGATCATTGTCACTTCCAATTTATGAAGATGATGAGATACTAGCGCATGATATCTGCAAACTTGTTAAAAAGATTACAAATTATGATAGAGTCTATTATTGCCACTTTGGGGAAGATGAACACGGATATGTTATTGGAGAAGCAAAAAATGAGAATTGTGACTCAATTCTTCATCATCACTTTCCTGCATCTGATGTTCCATTTATAGTCAGAAACTTATATCTCAGAAATAGGATGAGAATTATCCCAAATGCCGACTATAAAGAAGTAAAAATTATTGGTGAAATTGAACAATTTAATTTAGATCTTTCATTAGTGCGTACAATTGGTAAGACCCATATTCAATATATTAAAAATATGGGTATTTCATCTTCAGCATCATTTAGTGTTACCAATGGAAATAGATTAGCTGGACTTATAGGATGCCATAATTATACACCGAAAGAAATATCTTTGTATATTATGAATAAGTTAAGTAATTTAATAGAACATATTTCTACGAAAATAGAAATTAATACTCTGAAAAAAAATAGTATTTACCGAGACGAAATTTTGAAAGAATTTATTAATCATTTTGTAAATTGTAGTTGCCATTTAGAAAATATGGATGAATCGCATTTTTTGGGATTACAAAATGCAGTAAAATTTGATTACATAGTTTTTGGAAATAAAAATAAGATTATACTATCTAAACAATTAGAAAATATAGTACCAGAAACTGAAATAAAAAAATTAATTAATGAATTAAATAAAGGAAAGATATTTATTACTAATGAAGTAAGAAAGTATAATAATTTTTTTAATGGTATAGCAAATTTTTCTGGGGTAATGCTTTTTAATGTAGAAGATAAATTTGGTGATTTTATTATGTTTGTAAGAAAGGAACAGATAGAAACTTTAAAATGGAGTGGCAATCCAAATGACTACAATGAATCTAATGGTCAAATAGGACCTAGGAAATCTTTTGAAACATGGTATCAAGAAGTTAAAAATAAAAGTGAGGTTTGGAATAAGTCAGATAAATTTTATTTTGATAAAATAAAATCTTTAATTTCTGAAGAAAGATCGAAGTATCTTTCTAATCTGGAAATAAATAATCAAAATCTCCAAGAAAAAAATAAACAGATTGAGGTTTTATTAAGTGAGGTTCATCATAGAGTCAAAAATAATTTATCTATTTTAAATGCACTATTTGATTGGAAAATTAGAGAAGCAAAAAACTCTGAAGTAACTAGCACTTTAAAGGAAATGAAAAGTAGAGTTTCTTCCATAAGTTTACTGCATGAATCACTATATCAAGAAAATAACTATGGTGTGATGGATTTAAAAAAATATATTCAAAACTTATCTATATTTACTAAAAGTATATACAAAGATACAAATAATCTTGATATTAAAATTAAAATACCAACTAATACGAAAATACCTTTACAACAATCACTTCCATTTGGTCTAATTGTTCATGAATTTATAACCAACTCTATAAAATATGCTTTCAAATCTATAGAGAAGCCACTTATTACTATAGAATGGAATGAATCTGATAAAAATGTTCTTTTTTCTTTAAGTGATAATGGTATTGGTTGTGAAGATTTATTAAAAGATGGAAGAAAATCTATCGGAATAGAATTAATAAAAATGTTAATAAAACAGTTAGATGGATTACTTGAATGGAATGGAGAAAATGGGGTTAAAATTGATATAAATTTTTCTAAAAGGAAATGTTCATGGTTGGAAATGAAACTATAGCGAAGAAAAAAATATTAATTGTGGAAGATGAAACAATACTAGCAAAAAATTTAGAAGATATTTTAACAGATTTAAATTACCAAGTTGTAGGGATTGCGGATAATTCAATGAAAGCTATAATGCAGTTTTTTATGCATAATCCAGATTTAATTCTAATGGACATTCATTTGAAAGGTCAGGATGATGGCATTAAAACAGCAGAAATAATATTAGAACAAAAATTAGTTCCAATCATATTTATAACTGCAAATCAAGATTCAGCGACATTTAATCGAGCAAAACTGAATGGCGCTTATGGATATGTTTTAAAACCTTTTCAAGAAAGAGAATTGCAGATAGTAATTGAAATTGCATTTTCTCAATTTGAGGATAAAATTAAAATATTGAAGTTAGAAAATCTTATTAGTGATGTTGAACGATTAAATGCTGTTGACACTTTTGCATCTGGTTTTATTCATGCTATTAATACGTCATTAACACAAATTTTTATGGCTTATAATACATTAAAAAATGAGCAAGTATTATCAACAAATTTAAACGTAATAACAGCTTTAAATTTAATAGATACCGCTTCTAATTCAATTAAGTCTACCGTAAAAAATTATAACCACTTGTTAGATTCTTTGGAATTAGACGCTCCTGTTAGTTTTTCAATTTTTGAAGGTTGTAAAGAGGCATTGGATATTTGTAAATATTATGCTCTTTCAAAGAAGGTGCTAATAAAAGAACTAAAAGGTTCAAAGCAAACTTATATTTATATATCAAGGTCAGTTTTATTTTTATCGCTTGTTAATGTAATCAAAACAATTTGTGATTTTATTCAAAATGATTCCGATTCATGGATTGAGATTAATTGGGAAGAAAATACTATCAAGGATGAAAGAATAATAAAAATTTCGTTTAGTGGGGAGCTATTAGATTCTGAAATGCGGAAAAATATTTTTAATCCTCTCTCAGATAGTAGTGAGAAAATAAAAATAAATAAATTTGCTTTGGTTACAACAAAAAATTTACTAGAAAAATGTCATAGTGATTTATTTTTTGGAACAGATGAAGATATAAATTGTTTTGCAATTAAGGTAAAAATTCTCCAAAAAAATTAGTTCAATGGTTAATGTATAGTGAATTATTCTTTATTATTAACTTTTAAAATTTAACATAGCTATCAATTTATATTTTTTAGATAAATTCTGTTTATTTTATAATAAATTTATTGACTACACAGTCAAAATAACTTATATATAAATTGTTCTTTAAAACAAGTCCTTCCTAATCCAGAATTCTTATATATATAAAGTAGGTGATACCATGAATATATATACAATCATCAAAGTTTCTATTGCAATTTCTGCATGTGGGATATTTATTTTAACAAATACAAGTTTACTAAAACCAATAGAAGATAAAAAGATAGAAAAATCTTCAAATGAAAAAAAAGTAATTAAATATATTGTTAGTAAAAATTCATATTTTTAGTAAATGCAGAGGAAATTGTATGAATATCAGAACATTTTTTATTTTAATTTTATTTTTTATTTCTTTGTTTTTTTACTTGCATTCTAATTAATTGAGTAAACATTAGAGGATGTTTAAAGAACAGGCGCAGTTACTGGAAAAAACCAATAGCTGCGCCACCTTCTGTTCGTGGATCAGTAAATCCAAAGTATTGTTTATTTAATTCTTTTACTTCTGCAGCTTGCAAGGAACCAAATGGTTCACTTAATTTAATTTTATGACCCATTTTTACCATTTTTTCTAATGTATCTGGGCTAGTCCCCTCTTCATAGAAAAAAATGTCCGGCCATAATTGATTATGAAATTTGGGAGTTGCAATACATGTAGCAATATTTTTATGATAATCAATATATCTGACTAGAAAATTAAAAACTTGGGAAATTATTCTGCTTCCGCCTGGAGCACCTACAACCAAAATAGGCTCAGATTTGTCGTTTAATAAAATTGTTGGACTCATTGAGCTTAAAGGTCTTTTTTGTGGAGCAATAATATTTTTCTCACCTTGCACTAACCCATATGAATTTGCACTTCCAATTTTTGCAGTAAAGTCTCCCATTTCATTATTAAGTATAAAACCAGCTCCTTTAACTACTTTTCCATTTCCAAATGAAAAGTTTAAAGTGTAAGTATTAGAAACCATATTTCCTTCGCTATCTATAATTGAAAAATGAGTAGTATTTATCTCTTCTTTTTTAGAATTTTTAGAACTTTCTATTTTGCTTGAAGGTGTATGTGTTGAGAGGTTTATTTTCTTAGCTAATAGTTTTGAATATTCTTTATTTGTTAATAAGTCTAATGGATTTTTTACAAAATTAGGATCACCAAGTTTATTATTTCTATCAAAATATGCATAACTCATTATTTCATTCATTAAATGAAAATATTTCGCACTATTTAAAGGGTATTTTTTTAAGTCAAAGTTTTCCAGGATATTTAACATTTCAATGATGGTCACTCCGCCTGAGCTAGGAGGAGGAACTGAATAAATGTTATAATTTTTATACTTTCCATGAATTGGTGTTTGTTCTTCCACATTGTAATTTGATAAGTCTTCAAGAGATATAATTCCTCCATTTGCTTTCATATCATCTACTATTTTTTTTGCTATTTCTCCTTTATAAAATCCATCACTTCCTAATTCAGAAATTATTTTCAACGTTTTTGCCAGATCATGTTGAATTAAATTATCTCCTACTTTTATAGGTTTTCCATTGTTAAAAAATATTTTTTTTGTTTCATTGCTAGTTGAAAGAAGTTTTTCTGAATCGATTAAAGATTGCGATAAAGCATGAGAAACAATAAAGCCATTTTCAGCAAGGTCAATTGCAGGTTTTATAACTTTATCTAGTGGAAGTTTTCCATATTTTTTTAAAGCATAAGTTAGACCCATAACTGTTCCAGGAACACCAGTTGATAAATAACTTTTATCTAATTTATCATTATCAATATTACCATTGGCTTTTAAAAACATGTTTTTAGTGGCTAAAAAGGGTGCTTTTTCACGATAATTAATGTTTATGGCTTTTTTTTCTTTATTTAGCCAAATCATCATAAAACCTCCCCCACCAATATTTCCAGCCTCTGGAAAAGTTACAGCTAAAGCAAATCCTACAGCTACAGCTGCATCAATTGCATTTCCTCCTTGACGAAGAATTTCTACGCCTATTTTTGAAGCCATTTCTTCTTCACTAACAACTATCCCATTTCTTCCAAAAATTGGTTTATATATTTCAGTATTTTTCTCTATATTTTGAAACTGTGTTGCGTCTATTAAGGGGAATGCATAATTAATGTTAACAGAATTAATTAATAATATTTTTAGTAAAAAATAAGATATTTTTTTCATTGTTTTTCCTTTGTATAATTTTGACTTTGAATATACTTTAGAAGTTTAAAAATTACAATTCTGATTTTATGAATAATTGTTACATAATTTTTAATTATTCAAGAAGAGATAGAAAAAGAATAAAAATAACGAATTAGTCCGATAAGTAATTAATAAATTAATGCGTTAATTGTTTTTAATTACTTAGTTTTTTTATAATTATTATTAAAATATTGATAAAATTATATTTTATATAATATATAAAACCATGATTTTATTAAATAAAAAATATAAAAAAAATCAAAAAAAATGATTGTGGAAAAATAAAAAATAACTTAGATAATACACTCTTTTTTTATTTATGAAGGAGTTTGTGTGTTTAAATTATACTTATCTGTAATAATTAGTTTTTTAATTTTTTCGTTAACTGCGAGAGCAGATGAATCCGAAAAAAAAGAATCCCAAAAAATAAATTTAGATATTTATGGATATACAGGATATAGATTGATGACTCTAAAAGATAAAGATGTTTTTGGAAGAAGTCCAAATTTATCTGGAGGTAATCTGACAGTTGGTGCATTATACACCTTTCAAACAAAAACAAAAATAAAACCTGTTGCAGGTTTAGCATTAGAAGGTGCCTACGTTACTGGTGATTATTACAACGACGGAAGGGTTGACGTTAAATATTCATATTCTACTATAACTGCAAATGGCGGCATAAAATATAATATTAACGACAGCTTTTCTGTTATTGGCTTGGCCGGAATTGGTACAAGCTTTAGAGATGAATATGAATATAAAAGAGATTTAATTATCGGTGATATTAAAACTAAAACAAGTGTTTCTAATCACTACATATATGGCGTAAATCTAATGGGATTATATAGATTTGGAAATCTCTTTAGTATGGGTGCAAATGCAACATTTAATGTTCATACAATGGAACAAAAATATGAAGCACTAAGTGCAGATCTTACTTATTATGAAAGATCATTAAACTTACTATTCATGTGGTCAATTTAAGAAAATTACATCACTTGCTTTTTGCAAACTCCCCTTTTATAAATTTTATAAAAGGGGAGTTTTTATACTGCAATGTATTTATTTTAATTATAAAAATATTGACATTTCCTGAGAATTATATAGTATAAAAAAAAATTAAAATAGAATAT of Pigmentibacter sp. JX0631 contains these proteins:
- a CDS encoding AI-2E family transporter, giving the protein MLNSITKKNIFFILSLLGCLLILIPYLIPILIGISLAYLYEPLLEKIILKYELKKQIWKVIISLFLVILTLAAIIAPFLTLISSGFQELSALINSLDTDFKNPNFIKESSDNLSVFLDKFSIHYTSDELLLKGTEVLKKAGTFLVSWFGTAITGTPGMMLKFMIFILTWFFFLLYGKHYRNIILPKLIPWEKERIIIGNSISAVLKALIVANVLVSSLQAILITSSLAFFGIPRFALLGIIAFFSSFIPIIGTAPIMLGAAAWCYFSQERLGASIGIILCSVLISVVDNLMRPLLMKGGVNLNFFWMFLAILGGMSQFGITGAVLGPAFFTLFIAFLKDEENDSNAEMVQQIDENPPNP
- a CDS encoding NAD-glutamate dehydrogenase domain-containing protein; protein product: MTMLKIHSQKWLSEVELLDSDLEPSEFLKPANIEKFFAGITDSNAQGNAKRGILDEISKGLENTVSWFLSQMPPLYLWSTSQNAIMDDILEIVSGKVLAEKQVAERFSASSQTITLIAPGEHSSATVKIASLLYRHHAKNARLFNTLDKKIGLCELYQAPYNNSSTWESKIAQEKLAALKTILANKSKIMVDAFIQSLDKDYVEIATVKQIAIAYEAVNYNIENENTFVNLTTIVDEQTKDARVRVDICLKHFPVNAAMENIIGIFTRYNFQVRRLLANEINMPNNQKFTVLHLIAASPTGEVITDNMKAWGKVLKSLKTLSYVDHGDEFSNLLLGDSPFSLNETNLVRAMANWAHIFLTKQNPYYYSTDRVSKVIANNFNYMEYCIRYFRARFDPRFEGDRKKEAAVFYDYIKAIYSDLNDIVEKNILKEGLNFLSHILKTNYFLISKGGLTFRMDPTILDKQYYPETPYGIFYMIGRNFRAFQVRYRDISRGGMRVVMPRNSGDYENALAGVFDEVNGLASAQQLKNKDIPEGGSKCVMVVRPGGDKNEAVKAAISGLLDLIVTDPKTGVLADGIIDYYGKDEIIYLGPDENLTDDLIVWIIQHALHRKYKYAYAFMSSKPDFGINHKTYGVTSEGVNVYVDNVLRYLGLQNSNFRVKMTGGPDGDVAGNELNILYREYGERCRVIAIGDGFGAAYDPKGLNWQELLRLFKESKSIVEFNPNKLSGDSKAFVIAANSKENTRIRDSLYATAEAEIFIPAGGRPYTVKESNWDKYLLPNGRPSSLAIVEGANIFFTKEARQKIVDSGVVVIKDSSANKAGVSCSSYEIIACLTILPEEFAEIKDIYVKQVLDIIRRNADLEAKLLFREWLKNKNETDLVKLSYEISAEINQAKDILLNKLNELNDEELSAGKFTFVLMKHCPKILVEKYKDRILNRLPRAHKIAILSAHMASHVIYREGLNWLESMETEQIFKVALDYIEAERNIEKMVAELQQSNLSFKEEIVEVLKVAGAKYLASSKA
- a CDS encoding CRTAC1 family protein is translated as MISKNKKNKILFQDASFVLEDNFPSQYFGVAIFDIDGDNDPEILVANASGSNIIYKYNQESQTFINIAPENFQAKKLATISICVGDFLGNGTPAIYMLHSDTFSGMKTQYDSLFIPIQVSDNKILLKDFLGKKSQLSNPYAGRSVAAVDYNGDGKHAFYVVNYNAPSLFYSYDQEKQQVEELSMQLGIRQFAGGRSVLAQYITNNNALDIFVGNENDPNALFSKQNEKEYVEIASKYELTDKDNHARGVAVADFEGNGRADLVIGTWEGENSIFFQSENGEFENLSPALFCEPRSIRSVIVADFDNDGNEEIFINTNRNKNKMLRYLGNKEWEELDIGALASKQINGTGAAIGDLTGNGFLDIFIAVGDLLPGENKLFLGVPNGNHWLRIQPLTKNGFPALGAKVRLYVKNFKTQTKFICSGSGYLCQMEPVAHFGLGLKEPIIEKIEIIWPGNGADTPPTRIIPGSQIKYNSFIQIPFPKV